A portion of the Lolium rigidum isolate FL_2022 chromosome 1, APGP_CSIRO_Lrig_0.1, whole genome shotgun sequence genome contains these proteins:
- the LOC124682460 gene encoding disease resistance protein RPM1-like isoform X2 — protein sequence MAEVVILSVVIKIGVALGKEAVKQASLQFQQFNTQLTELQGRMGRIRMELRLMHGFLCGVDIRNRRNQTYEIWVQELRMLAHEIEDIMDEYLYFVGHKHATGWGTYLKKGCKQPNVLISLNKIASMVMEAETNLGHLFLVKSRWVSVVDGGNSSNSSDIVERSQHLASSSRSLGEEDLVGVDEDREQLETWLRGMHLDCSVVIVLHGMGGLGKTALAANVYMKEREKFDCHAWVFVSQTYSTKDVLKRLITELYKESEDTPGDITNLEIDGLQNILITFIADKKYLIILDDVWTPKAFDEFSRLIRNGKNSRLIITTREGDVAARATPDRMLTLKDLPEDKAWDLFCKTTFASYADHECPKDLKPLSEEIVLRCKGLPLAIVSVGSLLRVREKTVEEWRRINDQLGWELINNPMLGDVRNVLHLSYIYLPTQLKSCFLYCSLFSEGYLFGRNMLARLWTAEGFIEERGASTFEQVAEGYMKELVQRNMLQLVQRNSFGRMKMFRMHDILRELAIDLCRNDLFGVTYDEDKCAGSLEKDGRRLVVQKLKKDIERSISSLHQLRSITVLDKSMPSLTLLHLLCEMSTYMTVLELSGLPIVNIPYAIGDLFNLRHLGLRRSKVKMLPKSVEKLSNLLTLDLSRSEIDELPGGIVKLKKLRHLFAQKVKYLNGRFLLSSSGVRIRSGLGNLTNLQTLQSLEAQDESVRKLRELRQLRSLRLFNVKRVYHETLCESLVEMHFLSKLHVIASDENEVLLLNALPPNLQKLNLTGKLDIDSFQAVELFLDGAYNGEKLVFLAEWFPNLKTLQLRDLDNLKQLDIQEGAMVTLEKLSLVNLDSITEIPPGIKFLVTLRYLGFHEITQGFLTLLRECVRNGGMRQFWYTPRA from the exons ATGGCGGAGGTAGTGATTCTTTCAGTTGTGATAAAGATTGGCGTCGCTCTAGGGAAGGAAGCAGTAAAACAGGCTAGCCTGCAGTTCCAACAGTTTAATACACAGTTAACAGAGCTTCAGGGCCGGATGGGTCGCATCAGAATGGAGCTCAGGCTAATGCATGGATTTCTTTGTGGAGTGGACATACGAAATAGGAGGAATCAGACTTATGAAATATGGGTTCAAGAGTTGAGAATGCTTGCCCATGAGATCGAGGACATTATGGATGAGTATTTGTATTTTGTTGGCCATAAACATGCTACTGGATGGGGTACCTATTTGAAGAAAGGATGCAAGCAACCGAACGTGTTGATTTCCTTGAACAAGATAGCTTCAATGGTTATGGAAGCAGAGACTAATCTTGGGCACCTATTCCTGGTTAAAAGTCGGTGGGTTTCAGTTGTTGATGGTGGGAATTCCAGTAACTCAAGTGACATTGTTGAGAGGTCCCAACATCTCGCAAGCTCTTCACGTTCCCTTGGTGAAGAAGATCTTGTGGGAGTGGATGAAGACAGAGAACAACTTGAGACATGGCTGCGAGGTATGCATTTGGATTGCTCTGTCGTGATAGTGTTGCATGGAATGGGAGGGCTGGGTAAAACAGCTTTGGCAGCAAATGTCTATATGAAGGAGAGAGAAAAGTTTGATTGCCATGCCTGGGTCTTTGTCTCTCAAACTTACTCCACAAAAGATGTTCTTAAACGTCTAATAACTGAACTATACAAAGAGAGCGAAGACACACCAGGTGATATCACCAACCTGGAGATTGATGGCCTTCAAAATATACTGATAACCTTCATTGCGGACAAGAAGTACTTGATCATATTGGATGATGTTTGGACTCCAAAAGCATTTGATGAATTTTCTAGGCTTATTCGTAATGGAAAGAACAGTAGACTGATTATCACAACACGGGAAGGTGATGTCGCTGCACGTGCCACTCCAGATCGTATGTTAACACTAAAAGATTTACCAGAAGACAAGGCATGGGATCTCTTCTGCAAGACAACCTTTGCAAGCTATGCTGATCACGAATGTCCTAAAGACCTGAAACCTTTGTCTGAGGAAATAGTTCTCCGCTGCAAAGGCCTGCCTCTTGCTATTGTGTCAGTTGGTAGCCTCCTTCGTGTGCGTGAGAAAACTGTGGAAGAATGGAGAAGAATAAATGACCAGTTGGGCTGGGAGCTAATAAATAATCCTATGCTCGGCGATGTGAGGAATGTTTTGCATCTGAGCTACATCTACCTTCCAACACAATTGAAAAGTTGTTTCCTGTATTGCAGCTTATTTTCTGAAGGCTATCTTTTTggaagaaacatgcttgcacggtTATGGACAGCAGAGGGATTCATCGAGGAGAGGGGTGCAAGCACATTTGAACAAGTGGCTGAAGGATACATGAAAGAGTTGGTCCAGAGAAACATGCTACAACTTGTTCAAAGGAACTCATTTGGTAGGATGAAGATGTTCAGAATGCATGATATCCTACGAGAATTGGCAATTGATTTGTGTCGGAATGATCTTTTTGGTGTTACATATGACGAAGACAAATGTGCAGGATCTCTTGAGAAGGATGGGCGTCGATTGGTAGTACAGAAACTAAAGAAGGACATTGAACGATCAATTTCAAGTTTACACCAGCTTCGATCCATCACTGTATTAGACAAGAGTATGCCGTCACTCACTCTACTACATTTGCTGTGTGAGATGTCAACATACATGACTGTGCTAGAATTAAGTGGTCTACCTATCGTGAATATTCCATATGCTATTGGGGATCTTTTCAATCTTCGTCATTTAGGTCTGCGTAGATCAAAAGTTAAGATGCTCCCAAAGTCTGTTGAGAAGCTTTCAAATTTGTTGACACTCGACCTTAGTAGATCTGAAATAGACGAGCTACCTGGTGGGATTGTTAAACTGAAGAAGCTTAGACACTTGTTCGCTCAAAAAGTTAAATATCTAAATGGCAGATTTCTCTTGTCGTCAAGTGGTGTAAGAATCCGCAGCGGTCTTGGTAATCTAACAAACCTGCAGACACTACAATCATTGGAAGCACAGGATGAGTCTGTTAGAAAATTGAGGGAGCTAAGGCAACTGAGAAGCCTAAGGTTATTCAATGTTAAGAGAGTCTACCATGAAACCCTCTGCGAGTCTCTAGTGGAAATGCATTTTTTGTCCAAGCTACATGTTATTGCAAGTGATGAGAATGAGGTTCTTTTGTTAAATGCCCTCCCGCCAAACCTACAAAAGCTAAATTTGACAGGAAAATTAGACATAGACTCTTTCCAAGCCGTAG AGCTATTTCTTGATGGAGCATACAACGGAGAAAAGCTGGTATTTCTCGCGGAGTGGTTTCCCAACCTGAAGACTCTTCAGTTAAGGGACCTTGATAATCTTAAGCAGCTAGATATACAGGAAGGTGCTATGGTGACTTTAGAAAAATTATCGCTAGTCAACCTCGACAGCATCACAGAAATCCCACCTGGTATTAAGTTCCTCGTGACCCTCCGGTATCTAGGCTTTCACGAAATCACACAGGGCTTTTTGACGTTGTTGCGTGAATGTGTTCGAAATGGTGGTATGCGTCAGTTCTGGTATACTCCGCGAGCTTGA
- the LOC124682460 gene encoding disease resistance protein RPM1-like isoform X1 has translation MAEVVILSVVIKIGVALGKEAVKQASLQFQQFNTQLTELQGRMGRIRMELRLMHGFLCGVDIRNRRNQTYEIWVQELRMLAHEIEDIMDEYLYFVGHKHATGWGTYLKKGCKQPNVLISLNKIASMVMEAETNLGHLFLVKSRWVSVVDGGNSSNSSDIVERSQHLASSSRSLGEEDLVGVDEDREQLETWLRGMHLDCSVVIVLHGMGGLGKTALAANVYMKEREKFDCHAWVFVSQTYSTKDVLKRLITELYKESEDTPGDITNLEIDGLQNILITFIADKKYLIILDDVWTPKAFDEFSRLIRNGKNSRLIITTREGDVAARATPDRMLTLKDLPEDKAWDLFCKTTFASYADHECPKDLKPLSEEIVLRCKGLPLAIVSVGSLLRVREKTVEEWRRINDQLGWELINNPMLGDVRNVLHLSYIYLPTQLKSCFLYCSLFSEGYLFGRNMLARLWTAEGFIEERGASTFEQVAEGYMKELVQRNMLQLVQRNSFGRMKMFRMHDILRELAIDLCRNDLFGVTYDEDKCAGSLEKDGRRLVVQKLKKDIERSISSLHQLRSITVLDKSMPSLTLLHLLCEMSTYMTVLELSGLPIVNIPYAIGDLFNLRHLGLRRSKVKMLPKSVEKLSNLLTLDLSRSEIDELPGGIVKLKKLRHLFAQKVKYLNGRFLLSSSGVRIRSGLGNLTNLQTLQSLEAQDESVRKLRELRQLRSLRLFNVKRVYHETLCESLVEMHFLSKLHVIASDENEVLLLNALPPNLQKLNLTGKLDIDSFQAVGRNLYSLRLNLSQLIEDPLPSISLLSNLTELFLDGAYNGEKLVFLAEWFPNLKTLQLRDLDNLKQLDIQEGAMVTLEKLSLVNLDSITEIPPGIKFLVTLRYLGFHEITQGFLTLLRECVRNGGMRQFWYTPRA, from the coding sequence ATGGCGGAGGTAGTGATTCTTTCAGTTGTGATAAAGATTGGCGTCGCTCTAGGGAAGGAAGCAGTAAAACAGGCTAGCCTGCAGTTCCAACAGTTTAATACACAGTTAACAGAGCTTCAGGGCCGGATGGGTCGCATCAGAATGGAGCTCAGGCTAATGCATGGATTTCTTTGTGGAGTGGACATACGAAATAGGAGGAATCAGACTTATGAAATATGGGTTCAAGAGTTGAGAATGCTTGCCCATGAGATCGAGGACATTATGGATGAGTATTTGTATTTTGTTGGCCATAAACATGCTACTGGATGGGGTACCTATTTGAAGAAAGGATGCAAGCAACCGAACGTGTTGATTTCCTTGAACAAGATAGCTTCAATGGTTATGGAAGCAGAGACTAATCTTGGGCACCTATTCCTGGTTAAAAGTCGGTGGGTTTCAGTTGTTGATGGTGGGAATTCCAGTAACTCAAGTGACATTGTTGAGAGGTCCCAACATCTCGCAAGCTCTTCACGTTCCCTTGGTGAAGAAGATCTTGTGGGAGTGGATGAAGACAGAGAACAACTTGAGACATGGCTGCGAGGTATGCATTTGGATTGCTCTGTCGTGATAGTGTTGCATGGAATGGGAGGGCTGGGTAAAACAGCTTTGGCAGCAAATGTCTATATGAAGGAGAGAGAAAAGTTTGATTGCCATGCCTGGGTCTTTGTCTCTCAAACTTACTCCACAAAAGATGTTCTTAAACGTCTAATAACTGAACTATACAAAGAGAGCGAAGACACACCAGGTGATATCACCAACCTGGAGATTGATGGCCTTCAAAATATACTGATAACCTTCATTGCGGACAAGAAGTACTTGATCATATTGGATGATGTTTGGACTCCAAAAGCATTTGATGAATTTTCTAGGCTTATTCGTAATGGAAAGAACAGTAGACTGATTATCACAACACGGGAAGGTGATGTCGCTGCACGTGCCACTCCAGATCGTATGTTAACACTAAAAGATTTACCAGAAGACAAGGCATGGGATCTCTTCTGCAAGACAACCTTTGCAAGCTATGCTGATCACGAATGTCCTAAAGACCTGAAACCTTTGTCTGAGGAAATAGTTCTCCGCTGCAAAGGCCTGCCTCTTGCTATTGTGTCAGTTGGTAGCCTCCTTCGTGTGCGTGAGAAAACTGTGGAAGAATGGAGAAGAATAAATGACCAGTTGGGCTGGGAGCTAATAAATAATCCTATGCTCGGCGATGTGAGGAATGTTTTGCATCTGAGCTACATCTACCTTCCAACACAATTGAAAAGTTGTTTCCTGTATTGCAGCTTATTTTCTGAAGGCTATCTTTTTggaagaaacatgcttgcacggtTATGGACAGCAGAGGGATTCATCGAGGAGAGGGGTGCAAGCACATTTGAACAAGTGGCTGAAGGATACATGAAAGAGTTGGTCCAGAGAAACATGCTACAACTTGTTCAAAGGAACTCATTTGGTAGGATGAAGATGTTCAGAATGCATGATATCCTACGAGAATTGGCAATTGATTTGTGTCGGAATGATCTTTTTGGTGTTACATATGACGAAGACAAATGTGCAGGATCTCTTGAGAAGGATGGGCGTCGATTGGTAGTACAGAAACTAAAGAAGGACATTGAACGATCAATTTCAAGTTTACACCAGCTTCGATCCATCACTGTATTAGACAAGAGTATGCCGTCACTCACTCTACTACATTTGCTGTGTGAGATGTCAACATACATGACTGTGCTAGAATTAAGTGGTCTACCTATCGTGAATATTCCATATGCTATTGGGGATCTTTTCAATCTTCGTCATTTAGGTCTGCGTAGATCAAAAGTTAAGATGCTCCCAAAGTCTGTTGAGAAGCTTTCAAATTTGTTGACACTCGACCTTAGTAGATCTGAAATAGACGAGCTACCTGGTGGGATTGTTAAACTGAAGAAGCTTAGACACTTGTTCGCTCAAAAAGTTAAATATCTAAATGGCAGATTTCTCTTGTCGTCAAGTGGTGTAAGAATCCGCAGCGGTCTTGGTAATCTAACAAACCTGCAGACACTACAATCATTGGAAGCACAGGATGAGTCTGTTAGAAAATTGAGGGAGCTAAGGCAACTGAGAAGCCTAAGGTTATTCAATGTTAAGAGAGTCTACCATGAAACCCTCTGCGAGTCTCTAGTGGAAATGCATTTTTTGTCCAAGCTACATGTTATTGCAAGTGATGAGAATGAGGTTCTTTTGTTAAATGCCCTCCCGCCAAACCTACAAAAGCTAAATTTGACAGGAAAATTAGACATAGACTCTTTCCAAGCCGTAGGTCGGAACTTATATTCCTTGCGTCTAAATCTATCACAGCTGATAGAAGACCCCCTGCCATCCATTTCTCTGCTGTCAAATTTGACAGAGCTATTTCTTGATGGAGCATACAACGGAGAAAAGCTGGTATTTCTCGCGGAGTGGTTTCCCAACCTGAAGACTCTTCAGTTAAGGGACCTTGATAATCTTAAGCAGCTAGATATACAGGAAGGTGCTATGGTGACTTTAGAAAAATTATCGCTAGTCAACCTCGACAGCATCACAGAAATCCCACCTGGTATTAAGTTCCTCGTGACCCTCCGGTATCTAGGCTTTCACGAAATCACACAGGGCTTTTTGACGTTGTTGCGTGAATGTGTTCGAAATGGTGGTATGCGTCAGTTCTGGTATACTCCGCGAGCTTGA
- the LOC124682498 gene encoding stromal cell-derived factor 2-like protein, translating to MAASLIALAVALLLGASSRVDNGAAAAPVTEEGLEITYGSTLKLMHDKTKVRLHSHDVAYGSGSGQQSVTGFPQTDDSNSYWIVKPTLDSSAKQGDAIETGSIVRLQHMRTRRWLHSHLHASPLSGNLEVSCFGDDGQSDTGDYWMLEIEGKDKVWKRDQKVRLRHVDTGGYLHSHNKKYNRLGGGQQEVCGVRDKRAENIWSTAEGVYLPVSGSK from the exons ATGGCCGCGTCCCTCATCGCGCTCGCCGTGGCGCTCCTCCTCGGCGCCAGCTCCCGGGTCGACAACGgcgcggccgccgcccccgtgacCGAAGAGGGGCTCGAG ATAACGTACGGGAGCACGTTGAAGCTGATGCACGATAAGACGAAGGTGAGGCTCCACTCGCACGACGTGGCCTACGGCTCCGGCAGCGGCCAGCAGTCCGTCACCGGCTTTCCCCAAACCGACGACTCCAATAGCTACTGG ATTGTGAAACCTACTCTTGATTCATCAGCTAAACAAGGTGATGCCATTGAAACTGGCAGCATCGTCAGGTTGCAACACATGAGGACAAGGAGATGGTTGCATAGCCACTTGCATGCTTCACCATTATCTGGTAACCTAGAG GTTAGCTGTTTTGGAGACGATGGGCAATCAGATACCGGCGACTATTGGAT GCTAGAAATTGAGGGAAAGGATAAGGTATGGAAGCGGGACCAGAAAGTAAGACTACGGCATGTTGATACTGGAGGCTATCTGCACAGTCACAACAAGAAGTACAACAGGCTTGGGGGTGGGCAGCAGGAG GTCTGTGGTGTCCGAGACAAGCGAGCTGAGAATATTTGGTCGACCGCAGAAGGTGTTTATCTCCCAGTCAGCGGAAGCAAGTGA
- the LOC124682499 gene encoding probable CCR4-associated factor 1 homolog 7, with the protein MSTSPPPATTTSPSNPSKPADVEIREVYAHNLEAEFAVIRDAVDTHRYVAMDTEFPGIVCRPVGAFRTNDALNYATLKANVDMLKLIQLGLTLADSTGALPLLGTDNRPCAWQFNFRGFDPRSDPANADSIDLLRASGIDFDRFAADGADAGRFAELLMSSGVLLNADLHWVTFHSGYDFGYLVKLLTGRNLPDTIPGFFDLVRVYFPVLYDIKHLMRYCNSLHGGLSKLGELLGVERVGTCHQAGSDSLLTLRCFTKLKEVYFRGSTETYAGVLYGLLDDGAGGENTSSAAN; encoded by the coding sequence ATGTCAACCTCACCAccccccgccaccaccacctctcccTCCAACCCCTCCAAGCCCGCCGACGTAGAGATCCGCGAGGTCTACGCGCACAACCTCGAGGCCGAGTTCGCCGTAATCCGCGACGCCGTCGACACCCACCGCTACGTGGCCATGGACACGGAGTTCCCGGGCATAGTCTGCCGCCCCGTGGGCGCCTTCCGCACCAACGACGCGCTCAACTACGCCACGCTCAAGGCCAACGTCGACATGCTCAAGCTCATCCAGCTCGGCCTCACGCTCGCCGACTCCACGGGCGCCCTCCCGCTCCTCGGCACCGACAACCGCCCCTGCGCGTGGCagttcaacttccggggcttcgaCCCGCGGTCCGACCCGGCCAACGCCGACTCCATCGACCTCCTCCGCGCCTCCGGCATCGACTTCGACCGCTTCGCCGCCGACGGCGCCGACGCGGGCCGCTTCGCGGAGCTGCTCATGTCGTCGGGCGTGCTGCTCAACGCCGACCTCCACTGGGTCACCTTCCACAGCGGCTACGACTTCGGGTACCTCGTCAAGCTGCTCACGGGCCGGAACCTGCCCGACACCATCCCGGGCTTCTTCGATCTCGTCAGGGTATACTTCCCCGTGCTCTACGACATCAAGCACCTCATGCGCTACTGCAACAGCCTCCACGGTGGGCTCAGCAAGCTCGGGGAGCTGCTCGGGGTAGAGCGGGTTGGGACCTGCCACCAGGCCGGGTCGGACTCGCTGCTCACCCTGCGCTGCTTCACCAAGCTCAAGGAGGTATATTTCAGAGGCTCCACCGAGACCTATGCTGGTGTGTTGTACGGTCTTCTGGATGATGGTGCTGGCGGGGAAAACACCTCCTCCGCGGCCAACTGA